One segment of Carya illinoinensis cultivar Pawnee chromosome 1, C.illinoinensisPawnee_v1, whole genome shotgun sequence DNA contains the following:
- the LOC122314868 gene encoding ras-related protein RABA5c-like produces MSSDDESGGGEEYLFKIVIIGDSAVGKSNLLSRYARNEFNMHSKATIGVEFQTQVLEIDGKEVKAQIWDTAGQERFRAVTSAYYRGAVGALVVYDISRRSTFDSITRWLEELNTHSDTTVARMLVGNKCDLDNIRAVSIEEGTTLAEAEGLFFMETSALDSTNVKKAFEIVIREIYSNVSRKVLNSDSYKAELSVNRVTLVNNGADGSKQAADMFSCCSR; encoded by the exons ATGTCGTCGGACGATGAGTCAGGAGGTGGAGAAGAATATCTCTTCAAGATAGTCATCATCGGCGACTCTGCTGTTGGCAAATCCAACCTCCTCTCCCGCTACGCCCGCAACGAGTTCAATATGCACTCCAAGGCCACAATTGGCGTCGAGTTCCAGACCCAGGTCTTGGAAATCGACGGCAAGGAGGTCAAGGCCCAGATTTGGGACACTGCCGGCCAGGAACGCTTCCGCGCAGTCACCTCCGCCTACTACCGCGGCGCTGTCGGCGCCCTCGTCGTTTACGACATCAGCCGGCGTTCTACCTTCGACAGCATCACTCGCTGGCTCGAAGAGCTCAACA CTCATTCTGATACGACTGTGGCAAGGATGCTGGTGGGGAACAAATGTGATTTGGACAATATCAGGGCTGTGAGCATTGAGGAAGGAACAACTCTAGCTGAAGCAGAAGGATTGTTCTTCATGGAGACATCTGCATTAGATTCAACAAATGTTAAAAAGGCTTTTGAGATTGTTATCCGAGAAATATACAGCAATGTCAGCAGGAAGGTTCTGAACTCAGATAGTTACAAAGCGGAATTATCTGTCAACAGGGTAACCCTTGTTAATAATGGGGCTGATGGATCCAAGCAGGCCGCCGACATGTTTTCCTGTTGTTCAAGGTGA